The region CCAGAGTTCAGGGCTGTCTGCTAACCTGAATATATCCCAAATGTTCTTTGGGGGTGTGGCCGCTGATGTAAAGAAAAATATTCTGAGTTCTGTTGCTCTTGGTGAGGGGACTTTTCCCTTGAAATATCTGGGGGTTTCGCTGAAACCTACGAGATGGCAAGTAGCTGATTGTGGTGAGATTATCAAGAAGATTCAGGCTAGGCTCCATGTTTGGGCGAGTAGACACTTATCTTATGTAGGGAGAACTCAACTGATTTTCTTTGTTTTACTAGGCATTCGTAACTACTGGATGAATATTTTTATGCTTCCTCTCAGTGTCATTCAAGAAATTGATAGGTTGTGTCGTAATTTCTTATGTGGATCCAACGAAAATCGCAGCAAACTCCATTGTTCCTCTTGGACTCAGGTTTGCCTTCCTAAATCTTTGGGTTGTTTGGGTTTTAAGGAGGGCTCCAAATGGAACAAAGTTTTATTGGGCAAATTTATTTGGTCATTGTCTTCTAAGCAAGATGTGTTGTGGGTGAAGTGGATTGATGTGATATAACTTAAAGGTCAGTCTTTTTGGTCTTATAATCTGAAACCTGATGTGAGTTGGTATTGGCGTAAATTATGCTATATGAGAGAGGTGTTTTCTGAAGTGGATCTAGTGGACTCGGCTGTGCGTGGTAAGCTGAACTTGAAGGTTCTGTATAGTAGTTGGCTTCAGAGGGTTCCAATTGATTTTGCAAAGGCAGTGTGGTGTAGACTTACTACCCCTAAGCATCGTTTTATTCTTTGGCAATCGGTTCTTGGCCATTTGCTGACTAGAGATAATTTGATTCAGTGCCAGATTTCTGTGGACTCTAGTCTGTGTCCAGTTTGTGAGAGAGTCGAGGAAACACATCATCATTTGTTTTTCGACCGTATCTTTTCTCAACAGGTTTGGGAGTTGACTAAACTTTGGTTAGGTTATGGTATATGGCCTAAGCAGTTTGATGAATGGAAGAAGTGGTTAGATGGGAAGCCTAAAAATATTATGCATCACATTGCTGTAGCATCCTTGGCAGCTGCTGTCTATGGTATTTGATGTAATAGAAATTCCTGTATTTTTTCTCATTGCTCCTTCACTCCTCATCGATTAGATAGTATGATTAAATTGAGTTTGAAAGCTAGATTACTTGGTAGTTTGAGTCAAAAAGTTATGGACAAGAATAGAGCTCTTGCTGAGTTTGTTAGGAAGATGTAAGCTGGTGTtgttttttgctctgtttttgaaCTTGTTGATGTAATTTTTGTTTCGGTGCAATATATTCtattttttgataaaaaaaaggTTACCAAACCGAAACCTCCATATcctataatattataatttactATAGTCAAATAAAggtaaaaaaacataaataataataaaatgtatatatatttatctaatACAAAAGAAGAGAAACcggataaaaaaaattacataccaagTACTTTAATTTCTACAAAATCAGTTACGAATCTTGAAAAATCACCAAGAACATTGAATTTTTTGTCAACCATTGTTGATCCCGATATTGGACATGTCACTACTATAAATATAGACTTTCTATGCGCTTTTTTTTTCAACTTTAAATAAAAAGCACAGAGAAAAGGTCCCTATGAGTCTCAAATACCATTTTATtgcggttttaaaaaaaaaacgcaATCTAAAGTTCAAAGATTGGGGAGGTGGAGACTTTTCTCTACGGTTTTTTGTATATAACCATAGAGAAAAGTACCACTAACCCTACAAGATGAACCCGAGCCTCATTTCCCTCTTTATttttgataaggtcatttttgtattaatatttgttaagtttttcaatgcttggatggtgttatgatagcatttttaatagttttcacTAAGTTTCGTGATTCTATAACATATTTTCTATGTtgcgttttatgatgataaatctgacattttgatggcaagtgtcgttaaaataaagttttaggagtattcaaagctttcgggattgaaatgtaGAAGTGGTGGCAACATGGAAGCTTtctaagatcaagaattgaagaattttGAGGTGGGTCGCGGCTCATAAAACTCAAGCCGCGGCACTTTAAATGGAAATTGCAATGCCAGAATTTTTTCTTCCAGACAGGCCGCTGCCTATGGTGCCAGGCCGCTGCGCGAAAATTTTAGGCTGCTGCCTGAGGGACAGATTTAGGCACAGTTTTGTTCTAGGCCGCGGCTCGCATTTTTCAAGCCGCAGCTTGCGAcgtcgttttcagatttttttatttctttttaattagaatttaattgagactataaataatttttagggttaattttagattaagttttgattACGGTTTAGAGAGAAAAAAAGACTCTGAAGGGGCTGGAAAGAAGACTACAACGCGACAACAATATTGTTCATccatctagtttcttttctttccttaacttctataattttaattataattatgtttgtgattatgattacaattatggagtagattctttttaggttaagggttaattcaaaacccaagacatgaattcttgattattaATAATGAATATTGTTCTTCAACTTCTCTTAATATtagattgtttctatttttccaattgaatgttatgaattttgtaatttcttgttaggtggtcaactaattaaggttttacattgttcaattgtcatcttagaattactactcacctaatagtttaggattctaagtgtgtgtgataaattgcaattgatagttaagtcaaaagaattgttgattgtgatgaaaaatagaacctaggttaaatgaattatatgcttcattaatttattgcctagattaacttgtttccataggacttaatgatttatctaagttaaatagattgtatgcttcatagatttattgcttagataaaagagttaattattgagcgcttcgccttgattacttataatagggaaactgagataattgactgcttcagcgttatctgcgaggttaatagtttaattgagaaattggaataatatttattattagtgattaggaatgattgttgagggtggagattaacctttaactattTATTAATATCGTAATCCAAATCTTTATTTTGCTTTctaatttatgttatttaattttgcattaaaaatcaaaatccctttttaagttttagtgtaattcttgaataataaagtgaacgatagtcctcgtgggttcgacctgtacttgctattatactgaaatagttgaaagtattgaaagaaaaatcattgttaaatttgtgtggtatacgacagccatcaaatttttggcgccgttgccggggactattgttattctctttattattcaaatttatttatttgtgactAATTAGTTCTTACTGTGGAATTATCAGGTGTATATGTCTAGtgaagatgatactcaagaaagGTTATCTCGGCTTAAACAATATCTTGAGTCATCATCAGCTTCTCAGTCTTCAAGAATTATTACCGATAATTTGCTCTTTCAACGTCTTGCTCCACAAGATAATCTTGTTAAAGTGCCATTACCGTCTGACAACGAAACTGATTCTGACAATTCAGTTCGATCCTATAGAACAATGGCTCAGCAAAGGACATTGAAAGAGTTGGCAGCGCCAAATCTTGACCAACAACCACTATGCATCCAATATCCACCGTTGGATGTAAACTTTGAGCTGAAGTCGGGACTCATCCACTTATTGCCTTCTTTCCATGGGCTGCCTGGTGAGGATCCGAATAAACATTTGAAGGAGTTTCATATTGTCTGTTCTAGTATGAAACTCACTGCAGTGACTGAGGAACAAATTAAGCTGCgagcttttcctttctccctaAAGGATGCAGCTAAAGTGTGGTTGTACTATCTTCCACCTGGTACTGTTGAAACTTGGAATGGTATGAAGACTATGTTCCTAGAACGATACTTTCCGGCATCTAAAGTTGGAAGCATCAGGAAAGAGATATGTGGTATAAGGCAGTATACAGGAGAGTCTTTGTAtgagtattgggagagatttaagaggTTGTGTGCTAGCTGCCCTcatcatcagataagtgaatagCTCCTCATTCAgtacttttatgaaggattacaatcactggacaggagtatgattgatgcagccagtgggggtgcactagttgataagactcctgctgcagccaggagcttgatttctaatatggctgCTAACTCACAACAGTTTGGCATTCGTCAAGATCCTGTTCCACCGCCCAAATCAGCTAATGAAGTGAGCACCTCTAATGCTAATTAGCTGGGTCAACAATTGGCTCAATTAACTGCAGTGGTACAACAACTAGCTTTGGGCCAATAGGTGTGGCCATGTGGAATCTGTCAAGCTGTGGGGCACCCTACTGATACTTGCCCTACTCTAGTGGAGGGAGAAACTGAGGGTGTTAACGCTGTAGGAAATTTCCCTGGTCAATTACGTCAAATGTATTATGAACCATTTTCACAAACTTATAATCTTGGCTGGCGTGATCATCCAAACCTTCGatatgggaatcaacaacaaaTAGCTCCACAACCAACAGCAGCGAGACCACCTGGTTTCACTATACAACAGAGGTCTCAAAATAATTATGTACCTAGACCATCACAACCACCGCaagctgctccaccaccaagtgcCAAACCTTCTACTGAGGATTTAATCAATGCACTTGCTACAAATACTCTTCAATTTCAGCAAACCACCCAAGCTTCCATCAAAAGTTTGGAGAATCAGGTGGGACAATTAGTAGCATCATATAACCGGTTGGAGGCTCATCTGTCAAATAAATTGCCTTCACAACCTGAGATGAATCCCAAGGAGAATGCTAGTGCAGTAACTTTGCGAAGTGGGACGCAATATGATCCACCTAGTCCTCCAATGCCCAGTAAATTGTCATCCAAGCCACAAGTTGATTGCTCAGTTAATGAAGATGTTCCTCCAAAGCCAACTAGCCCTACACAACCAAGCCCTAAGCCTACTTTTGTCATTCCACCTCCATTCCCAAGCAGACTGAAAAAGActaaaaaggaagaggttgacaaggagATTCTTGATACATTCCGAAAGGTAGAAGTGAATATTCCTCTTCTTGACGCTATTAAATAAGTGTCGTGCTATGCCAAGTTTTTGAAAGAGTTGTGCACTAATAAGCGTAAGTTGAGAGGTAATGAAAAAGTTAGTGTGGGGGAAAATGTTTCCGCAGTTCTTCAAAAGAagcttccaccaaagtgtaaggatcctggtacttttactatcccttgcaccattggtaataaaagaattgagtgttgtatgttggatttgggagcctatatcaatgtcatgccgttctccatttatgcttcattgaatcttggtccacttgaagaaacaggggtgattattcaacttgctgaTAGGTCGAATGCTTATCCCAGGGGTGTAATAGAAGATGTTTTAGTTCAAGTGAATGAATTGGTGTTTTTGGctgatttttatgttcttgatatggaagatgaatcTATTCCATGCTCCACTCCAATTCTGTTGGGAAGACCATTCATGAAAACTGCGAGAACTAAGATTGATGTGCATGACGGTACATTGACCATGGAATTTGATGGGGAGACTattcgatttaatatttttgaggctatgagATATCCAAGTGATGTGCATGCTGTTTACTCTCTTGATGTGTTAGATAATCTTTCTCAACGAGTTTTAGATTTGCATAGTGAAGATGGTTTGGAGGTTGCGTTGAGAGAGCATCTTGTGTTGACCGATGAAGGTTTGTCTCATGAGATCATGGATGTCATAACCACACTCAATAGTGGTTTTGACAAGACTTTTAAGAAGGTTGCATTTCTTAATTTGCCGATTTCTAATGAGAAATTGCAGCCATCAATTGTTCAAGCTCCTACACTTGAATTGAAGCCACTTCCGGAGCATCtcaaatatgtttacttggggaGGAACGAGACACTTCCAGTTATAATTGCACGAGATCTTAATCAAGTCCAAGAAGAAAAATTAATGAGAGTATTCCAAGAATATAAAACAGCCATTGGTTGGTCTATTGCTGATATTAAGGGGATTAGCCCTTCTATGTGCATGCACCGAATTTTACTTGAAAAAGGGTCTAAACCAACACGTGAGGCGCAATGGAGATTGAATCCACCTATGATGGAGGTTGTGAAAAAGGAGATACTGAAGCTCCTTAGTGTGGGTATTATTTACCCAATTTCAGACAGTcaatgtgtaatgacccactactctagacttttggaccattaacaaaactatacatacaaatccttaataaaacttacatttgcgaaaataccataaatttattagaaacttgtagaaataaaaattactctcataaaatatcaagtaggatatgggatcccattgtctttaaaacaaaacataatttaaagtaaaaaggagttacatagaaagtgcggaaaaatacatgtaaaaccataaaaaaggtaaaacaagactacatcctcgaaaatcgaactctcgactccttgactccattcaccatcgatacacattctcccaagcatccatgaatcttaccgccactatagctattttcctgcacatataaacaaaaaggaatgagcctaatgcccagcaaggaaaaatctaacacatagttcatatacataatttcataagaaacataaaaacttaacataacactttacacatactataatggccattattacttggggtcccatagactaaacaagtcatatgcccatgagattagtggggtcctactagctaagtaggtcatatgcccataatctatttggggtcttgttagtcatatgggtcatatgcccaagcctacaaacatccatattcataacatattttataacataaaacataagataacataagcataaaacatatagattctatcctattttccttaccaaagttaccgggataagaggacagcgttgggacttttggaacactcctaataaccattaagaaaaggtgagtctatagaagaaaaaaaaaagaaatgaaaggaatggaaggactaaaccttggagaaacatacttaccaaaaacttatgtgcaagttcttagatttccttaccaaaataagaataaggttagaagactgagtagaaggctatgagaaagaaaataacataataccaatgaactagggtatagaaataccttgaagacttgtagacaaatctaaacctcgaaccgaaatactatgaaaccttacttccccaagtgtttgataagcttatgatgatcaagcttatgatttccccacccaagtgtttaactctcacactctcctagcacttgcagcctctgaacttagagtaaaaggaataatggctgggtactaggtcctatttatagagtttaggaatgaaaggatcttaattttacttgaaaaaaaattgatttttaggtgaaaataatttgaataatcgttcagcagaggctgaagactcattcaaaaaggtgctggacttattaagaggttgaatggctgaatggaaaacaaattcaaaatgtttcaaaatatgctgaaggaggcgatatatcgcttgggccagtatgcccgaggctgtcgtgcatcgtctcgtgttttccgtatctacgtgctgcgatatatcgccccctatagctgcgatatatcggcacacgctgattaattaaacacgaaattacacatttttagctaagtttgaatggagtaaacagccttgactaagccctcaacgtattcaaagctgctgactgaccttatagcattcaaacttttacccttattaaatttaatcctcaaaatacttaatccttaatcatccatacataacatgtgcttaaaatcctattggtccttatctaaaccttataatataataaatattatccttaatatcagtcatataatcaaaccttaggttaacattaatattcttaaactataggttaaacttagaaaatctacaagtactactatgagtgtccaaataattcccggtctgaaccaaaaatccacagttacagagataatgctataaatactataatactactatctaactagctaagtaaagttcttagactctacaCAATGGGTGAGTCCTGTTCAGGTAGTGCCAAAGAAGTCTGGAATCACAGTGGTAAAGAACGATGAAAACGAGCTGGTACCAAAAAGAATGCAAAACAGGTGGCGAGTTTGTATAGATTACCGAAAGTTGAATGCGGCAACCCGTAAAGATCACTTTCCATTACCGttcattgatcagatgcttgagaGGTTAGCGGGTCAtccttattattgttttcttgacggTTATTCGGGATACAATCAGATTGTTATAGCTCCTgaagatcaagagaagacaacctTCACATGCCCTTTTGGTACATTCGCTTTTCGACGTATGCcgtttgggttatgtaatgctcctgcCACATTTCAACGATGTATGATGAGCATTTTTTCAGAATATATTGAAAACATCATTGaggtttttatggatgattttagtgTTTATGGTGATTCATTTGATCACTGCCTTCATAATCTCACTTTGGTACTCCAGCGGTGTATTGAAACTAAccttgtgcttaattgggaaaaatgccattttatggtaaacCAAGGTATAGTTTTGGGTCATGTGATTTCAGTCAAGGGAATAGAGGTCGATAAGGCAAAGATTGATTTAATTCGATCTCTACCATCTCCAACTAGTGTGAAAGAAGTGAGATCATTCCTTGGGCATGCTGGGTTTTATCGGAGATTTATTAAGGATTTCTCTAAAATTTCCACACCACTATGCAACCTTCTCCAAAAAGATGTAAAGTTCGAGTTTAATGAAAAGTGTTTAGTGGCTTTCAACTTATTAAAAGAGTCTCTGACTACAGCTCCTATAATTCAGCCACCGAATTGGGAGCTACCTTTTGAACtcatgtgtgatgcaagtgactatGCTATGGGCGCTGTTCTTAGGCAGCGAGTTGACAAGCTTCCTCATGTTATATATTATGCTTCTCGCACTCTTAAtgatgctcaacttaattattccACCACTGAAAAAGAGCTCTTGGCGGTCATTTTTGCCTTGGAAAAGTTTCGGTCATACTTGATTGGAACTAAAGTGATTGTTTATACCGACCATGCTGCTCTTCACTATCTATTGGCAAAGAAAGAAGTGAAGCCTCGGCTGATCCAGTGGATTCTACTTCTTCAAGAGTTTGATTTGGAGAGAAAAGATAAAAAGGGTTCTGAGAATAGGGTGGCGAATCACTTGAGTCGTCTTATTCGGGATGAAGATAATTTGCCCATAGAAGAAGATTTTCCGGATGAGCAACTCCTCGCCATGCAAGAAGTTATTCCTTGGTATGCCGACATTGTAAATTACCTTGCTTCAAAAGAGTTACCAAGTGATCTCCCACAAGCACAACGGGATTAAGCATGATGCTCACCACTACATATGGGATGAACCTTATCTTTGGAAGCATTGTACTGATCAAATCATTCGTAGGTGTGTACCTGAATCTGAATTTCGTTCAATCCTTGCTTTTTGTCATGATTATGCTTGTGGTGGACACTTTGGACCTAAGAGGAAAGCTCGTAAGATATTTGACAGCGGTTTCTATTGGCCCACAATTTTCAAGGATTCTTATGCTTATTGCAAggcatgtgatcgttgtcaacgagttggtaacataacggccaaggatcaaatgcctcaaactcctattttaattcttgagatatttgatgtttggggtataGATTTCATGGGACCGTTCCCATCCTCTTTTGGCtatgaatatattctattggcagtAGACTGcgtgtctaaatgggtggaagcgatTGCAACTAGAACGGACAATTCAAAAACAGTAGTGGATTTCATCCGCTCCAACATTTTTGTGCGTTTTGGTACACCTAAGGCTATACttagtgatcaaggcactcatttttgtaacaagagtatagaagcattgtttcgacgctataatgtaactcacaaggtgacagttgcttatcatccacaagccaacgggcaaGCGGAGGTTTCTAATCGTGAAATCAAATTGATTCTTGAGAAAACTGTAAATCCAAACCGGAAAGATTGGAGTACAAGGCTTGATGATGCCTTGTGGGCATATCGTACATCATATAAAACACCTATCGGTATGTCACCTTATCGGTTGGTGTATGGGAAGCCTTGCCATCTACCGGTTGAGCTAGAGCATAAGGCTTGGTGGGCTGTAAAGAAGTGTAACATGGACATGGTTGCTATAGGACAACAAAGAATGCTTCAATTGCATGAGCTAGAAGAAATAcgcaatgaagcatatgagagTTCGAGAATCTACAAGGAGAAAACCAAAGCTTTTCATGACAAACATATTCTTTGGAAGAGCTTTGTGGAAGGTCAGAAAGTTCTCATGTATCACTCTCGCCTTAAACTCTTTCCTGGGAAGTTGAAGTCTCGTTGGTTAGGTCCGTTCATTGTTACCAAGGTTTTTCCTCATGGAGCAGTAGAAGTTGTAAGTCCAAGTACCGGAAAGTCATTCAAGGTGAATGGTCAAAGATTAAAGCCATATTATGAATCAATGGAGGAAGAACAAGCTGCGGTGATTCACCTCATTGACCCAGTATATGTTGATGAATGAAGCATTAAGTCGAGCTAGCGACGATAAACTTAGCTactttgtaaattagtttattttcattatttaaattgaacattatgtttttgtttttttgtttttgttgaggtaattttagtttaatttctGTACTTAgaaccgtgaaaatcgtgaaaaaaaatgaatgatgaaaaagtttgaaaaaaagaAGGGGAAAGGGGCTTAGGCCGCGACTCACATTTCTTAAGTCGCGGcccttttatgaaaaaaaaaatgatgaggcTTCAGGGGCTTAGTAGGCCGCGGCACGTTTATGCTAGGCCGCGGCACACGAGAGCTATTTTGGAAAAAAATGGTGTCAGGTATTTGTGTAGGCCGCGACACACCATTCCCAAGCCGCGGCCTACGATTTCAGcctcattttaaattttaaaacaacTCCATATCATCATTTCTCTACCCATCAACAAAAACCCTCAttcctctttcttcttttcccCATTATTCTCATCACAAACTCCTCTCAATTCCTCCATTTTCCCCTTGTTTTCATTATTCTTTatccatcaccatcaccatcaccctaaacacataaacacatcTCCATCTTAATTCTCCCACATTTCCATCCAAAATTCCTCCACACTAATCCGAATTTCCACTTTCCATTTTGTTCTTTGCATTTCTttcacattatatatatatatatataatccaaGAAGATTTGCACTCACATTCATTAATTTCATCAAGTAAGTTTTTcttgaaatacaatatttgttttGTTACTTGAATAATTGAAGTTTGGTGTGTTTAGGAAATATTTGTGTGGTAGTTTATTTTGGTAATCTATGTCCTTTGTATTACTTTGATTATTAATTCATGGACATTTTGATTGTTTGGGAAATTTTGCTTCATGATATATAATTTCTTGGAGATGGTTTTTATATGCACTCTATGTGTTTGATAAAAAGTTTGTGAGGAATGGAATATATGGTTGGTGTATGAGTGTTCTTGGGGTGAGTTAGAATTTGTTATATAGGAGTTGAGTGATGCATTGTGTCACTTTGACCCGGATATGGGGGCATTTAAACTTTGGAAAGATTAATGTTGGCCATTGTGGTATTTTTCTCTTAATCTTCTAATGACTAACAATGATGTGTTGGgtttttgttctttatttttctaatttttggacAGCCATGGCTCCCAAGACAAATAGGAATCAAGCCTCTTCATCGACACCAATTCCATACGATCCCCTAAAATTTGTGTCTATGGAGGCCTATGAGAGCTACTTGAATGCCATTGCTCATGATAAGGCATGGGTCCCTGAGCGAGGATTTGATCTTCATATGCACCATGATCAACCTTTCCTCATGCATCAAATTGAGTCTCGGGGTTGGGAGAAATTATGTGCTCCTCCTGAACCGGGCATTGGTCCTATAGTTCGTGAGTTTTATGCCAACGCTGTGGCTCATGAGAATTACAAGGTGAAAGTGAGAGGCGTGAAAGTGTCCTTCAAAGCAGCTGATATTAATAGCTATTATGAGCTACCTCACTTTCAGCGTGATGAATATGGTGCGGTTAAGGATAATTTTGATCATCAAGCTGTTATTGATGAAATCGCAATGCCGGGTGCTGTTTGGAATTTATATAATAATGGGGCTCCTCGCTACATCAAAGCTGCGTACTTGGATAGTAATACAAAAGCTTGGCAGCGGTTCATGGGGGCAAAATTAATGCCGACTGCCCAACTTGGTCATGTGGATATTCACGAAGCAATTCTTCTTTATGCAATTCTCACAGACAAAACCATTAATGTGGGCCAAATTATTCATGCTTTGTTCATTCGAAGTATGAATCAAGTGACGAATGGCTT is a window of Humulus lupulus chromosome 4, drHumLupu1.1, whole genome shotgun sequence DNA encoding:
- the LOC133831811 gene encoding uncharacterized protein LOC133831811, which codes for MREVFSEVDLVDSAVRGKLNLKVLYSSWLQRVPIDFAKAVWCRLTTPKHRFILWQSVLGHLLTRDNLIQCQISVDSSLCPVCERVEETHHHLFFDRIFSQQVWELTKLWLGYGIWPKQFDEWKKWLDGKPKNIMHHIAVASLAAAVYGI